One Methylocapsa sp. D3K7 DNA window includes the following coding sequences:
- a CDS encoding UvrD-helicase domain-containing protein: MEFRIADTFTDSLARLTGDEQKVVKTTAFDLQLNPASPGLSFHKLVKAKDKKFWSVRASSDIRLIVHRSDASLLLCYVGHHDDAYDWAERRKLETHPKTGAAQLVEIRETVKEIFVPVFVQTEVASAPQPSHPKSCIFADMSDDELLGYGVPVEWLSDIKMASEDTLLALTDHLPGEAAEALLELATGGKPRAPQPAAPATSPFDHPDAQRRFRVMANVDELQRALDFPWEKWTVFLHPEQRQLVERDYTGPARVSGSAGTGKTIVALHRAAHLARTNPDARVLLTTFSDALANALQTKLNRLLGNEPRLAERIDVHSLNAIGLRLYKAHIGQPTIAGDEVVHELIRKAASAVDEHKFGLHFLITEWEQVVDAWQLDDWEAYRDVVRLGRKTRIPEPQRKMLWSIFERVRVGLKAQKLMTYAQLFSSLATSITNNKNTVFDFIVVDEAQDVSVAHMRFFAALGKGRLNALFFAGDIGQRIFQQPFSWKALGVDIRGRSRTLRVNYRTSHQIRTQADRLLGPAVCDVDGNKEDRSDTVSVFNGPAPTIHALKSESEETSLVANWIKNHGKGGLLPHEFGIFVRSAAQLDRARAAVMASGLSFKILDDRVETANGHVSICTMHLAKGLEFRAVVVMACDDEIIPLQERIETVGDNADLQEVYETERHLLYVACTRARDFLLVTSVEPASEFLDDLTV, encoded by the coding sequence ATGGAATTCCGCATCGCCGACACATTTACCGATAGTCTTGCCCGCCTGACCGGCGACGAGCAGAAGGTCGTCAAGACGACGGCCTTCGACTTGCAGCTCAACCCGGCCAGTCCCGGCCTCAGTTTTCACAAGCTCGTTAAGGCGAAGGATAAGAAATTCTGGTCGGTGCGGGCGAGCAGCGACATTCGGCTTATCGTTCACAGGAGCGATGCCAGCCTTTTGCTCTGCTATGTCGGACACCACGACGACGCTTATGATTGGGCTGAACGGCGAAAACTGGAGACGCATCCCAAGACAGGCGCCGCGCAACTCGTCGAAATTCGCGAGACGGTCAAGGAAATCTTCGTCCCGGTTTTCGTCCAGACGGAGGTTGCCAGCGCGCCGCAACCGTCTCATCCGAAAAGTTGCATTTTCGCCGATATGTCCGACGATGAACTTCTGGGTTACGGCGTCCCCGTCGAATGGTTAAGTGATATCAAGATGGCGAGCGAGGACACGTTGCTTGCCTTGACCGATCACTTGCCAGGCGAGGCTGCGGAAGCGTTGCTGGAACTTGCGACCGGCGGCAAGCCCAGAGCGCCTCAGCCAGCAGCTCCCGCAACAAGTCCCTTCGATCATCCCGACGCGCAACGTCGATTCCGCGTTATGGCGAATGTGGATGAGTTGCAGCGCGCGCTCGATTTCCCATGGGAAAAATGGACTGTCTTCCTCCACCCCGAACAGCGTCAATTGGTGGAGCGCGATTATACGGGGCCTGCGCGTGTTTCCGGGTCAGCAGGCACGGGCAAGACCATCGTCGCGTTGCACCGTGCGGCGCATCTGGCCCGCACAAACCCTGATGCACGGGTTCTGCTGACAACTTTTTCCGACGCGCTCGCCAATGCCCTGCAAACCAAACTGAACCGATTACTTGGAAATGAGCCGCGTCTGGCGGAAAGAATTGATGTCCATTCCCTCAATGCAATCGGTCTCCGGCTTTATAAGGCTCATATAGGGCAGCCGACGATCGCCGGCGACGAGGTCGTCCACGAGCTGATCCGAAAGGCCGCAAGTGCCGTAGATGAACACAAATTCGGACTGCATTTTCTCATAACGGAATGGGAACAGGTCGTTGATGCATGGCAGTTGGACGACTGGGAAGCATACCGCGATGTAGTTCGTCTCGGCAGGAAAACACGAATTCCGGAGCCACAACGTAAAATGTTATGGTCCATATTCGAGCGCGTCCGCGTCGGCCTGAAGGCACAGAAGCTGATGACGTACGCGCAGCTATTTAGCTCGCTGGCTACGTCAATCACCAACAACAAAAATACAGTCTTCGACTTTATCGTTGTAGACGAGGCGCAGGACGTCAGCGTTGCGCACATGCGCTTCTTCGCTGCTTTGGGAAAAGGTCGTTTAAACGCGCTCTTTTTTGCTGGCGACATCGGGCAGCGCATCTTTCAACAGCCATTCTCATGGAAGGCGCTTGGCGTCGATATTCGGGGCCGATCCCGCACTTTGCGCGTGAATTATCGGACATCACATCAAATCCGAACTCAGGCGGACCGCCTGCTTGGACCAGCCGTATGCGACGTGGACGGCAACAAGGAGGATCGGAGCGATACGGTTTCGGTGTTCAATGGCCCGGCGCCCACGATTCATGCGCTTAAGTCGGAGAGCGAAGAGACATCGCTTGTCGCCAACTGGATCAAAAACCATGGCAAAGGCGGATTGCTGCCGCACGAGTTTGGCATATTCGTCCGGTCGGCAGCGCAGCTGGATCGTGCCCGCGCCGCTGTGATGGCATCCGGCCTTTCTTTCAAGATTCTCGATGACCGTGTTGAAACCGCCAACGGCCACGTTTCAATTTGTACCATGCACTTGGCCAAGGGGCTGGAGTTTCGCGCCGTCGTCGTGATGGCCTGTGACGACGAAATCATCCCATTGCAGGAACGCATCGAAACAGTCGGCGACAATGCCGATTTGCAAGAAGTCTATGAAACCGAGCGTCATCTTCTCTACGTCGCCTGTACGCGGGCGCGGGACTTTTTGCTCGTAACGAGTGTCGAGCCAGCGTCCGAATTCCTCGACGATCTGACGGTATGA